One Papaver somniferum cultivar HN1 chromosome 10, ASM357369v1, whole genome shotgun sequence genomic window carries:
- the LOC113318667 gene encoding indole-3-acetic acid-amido synthetase GH3.6-like gives MPEAPANDTASEYVVVDKSKIALEFIENVTTNADEVQKKVLGEILSRSSHVEYLQRYDLKGRVDRETFKKIIPVITYEDLQPDINRIANGDTSPILCGQPISEFLTSSGTSAGERKIMPTIEEELNRRSLLYSLLMPVMNEYVPGLDKGKGMYFLFIKSEAKTPSGLVARPVLTSYYKSSHFKNRPYDPYTNYTSPNETILCPDSYQSMYSQLLCGLYQNKEVLRVGAVFASGFIRAIRFLEKHWTSLCNDIRNGTIDSQITDPSVREAVLAILKPNPKLADFIQEECSKDSWKGIITRLWPNTKYIDVIVTGTMSQYIPTLNYYSNGLPLVCTMYASSECYFGLNLQPLCDPSEVSYTLIPTMAYFEFLPAHRNNGVSTKPKSLTEKERKELVDLVDVKLGQEYELIVTTYAGLYRYRVGDVLRVTGFKNKAPQFSFVCRKNVVLSIDSDKTDEVELQNAVINAVNHLVPFDSSLVEYTSYADTSTIPGHYVLYWELRHDGTTPIPPSVFEDCCLTMEESLNSVYRQGRVSDKSIGPLEIKIVESGTFDKLMDYAISRGASINQYKTPRCVKFQPIVELMNSRVVESYFSPKCPKWIVGLQQWRNQN, from the exons ATGCCGGAAGCTCCAGCGAATGACACAGCGTCAGAGTATGTTGTGGTTGATAAGAGTAAGATAGCACTTGAATTCATCGAAAATGTCACAACAAATGCTGATGAAGTTCAAAAGAAAGTGCTTGGTGAAATTCTTTCCCGAAGTTCTCATGTCGAGTACTTACAGAGATACGATCTCAAGGGACGTGTCGATCGTGAGACTTTTAAGAAGATTATTCCTGTCATAACTTATGAAGATCTTCAACCTGATATCAATCGTATTGCTAATGGTGATACTTCTCCTATTCTCTGTGGACAACCCATTTCTGAATTCTTGACTAG TTCTGGGACTTCAGcaggagaaagaaaaataatgccaacaattgaagaagaattaAACAGAAGATCTCTACTTTACAGTCTCTTAATGCCAGTAATGAATGAATATGTTCCCGGTCTTGACAAAGGCAAAGGAATGTATTTTCTGTTCATCAAGTCTGAAGCTAAAACACCAAGTGGATTGGTTGCTAGACCAGTTCTAACCAGTTACTACAAGAGCTCACATTTCAAAAACAGACCTTATGATCCATACACCAATTACACTAGCCCAAATGAAACCATTCTCTGTCCTGATTCTTACCAAAGCATGTATTCCCAATTACTCTGTGGTCTTTACCAAAACAAAGAAGTTCTTCGAGTTGGTGCTGTTTTCGCTTCCGGGTTCATCCGAGCAATTCGATTCCTTGAAAAACATTGGACTTCTCTCTGTAATGATATCCGAAACGGAACCATTGATTCCCAAATTACTGATCCATCTGTGAGAGAAGCTGTTCTGGCAATACTCAAACCAAACCCAAAACTAGCTGATTTTATTCAAGAGGAATGCAGCAAGGATTCATGGAAAGGGATCATAACCAGGTTATGGCCTAATACTAAGTATATTGATGTTATAGTTACTGGAACTATGTCTCAGTATATTCCAACTCTGAATTACTACAGTAACGGCCTACCATTAGTTTGTACCATGTATGCATCTTCTGAGTGCTACTTCGGTTTGAACCTTCAACCTCTTTGTGATCCTAGTGAAGTTTCTTACACACTCATTCCTACCATGGCCTACTTCGAGTTCTTGCCTGCTCATAGAAACAATGGAGTTAGCACTAAACCAAAATCTCTCACTGAGAAGGAGCGGAAGGAATTGGTTGACCTTGTTGATGTCAAACTCGGTCAAGAATATGAGCTTATTGTCACCACCTACGCCG GTCTTTACCGCTACAGAGTTGGCGATGTTCTTAGAGTTACTGGGTTCAAGAACAAGGCACCACAATTCAGCTTTGTTTGCCGGAAAAATGTTGTTCTAAGTATCGATTCTGATAAAACCGATGAGGTCGAGTTGCAAAACGCGGTGATAAATGCTGTTAATCATCTAGTTCCATTTGATTCGTCTCTAGTTGAGTACACAAGCTATGCTGACACTTCAACTATCCCGGGGCACTACGTTTTATACTGGGAACTTCGTCACGATGGTACAACTCCAATTCCTCCATCAGTTTTCGAAGATTGTTGTCTAACAATGGAAGAATCTCTCAACAGCGTTTACCGTCAAGGCCGTGTTTCCGACAAATCAATTGGGCCTTTAGAAATAAAGATCGTCGAGTCTGGAACTTTCGATAAACTCATGGATTATGCCATTAGCCGCGGCGCGTCGATAAACCAGTATAAAACACCTCGCTGTGTTAAATTTCAACCCATTGTTGAGCTCATGAATTCAAGGGTGGTCGAAAGTTATTTCAGTCCTAAATGCCCAAAATGGATCGTTGGCCTTCAGCAATGGCGCAACCAAAACTGA